One genomic region from Augochlora pura isolate Apur16 chromosome 7, APUR_v2.2.1, whole genome shotgun sequence encodes:
- the LOC144473893 gene encoding 2-phosphoxylose phosphatase 1: MLAEMVRLSYQHRAFYCYVILSVWIFLLVAGMYKYVGIDEKSSVQTRILGNDVSVREYPRNLKADVKTKKIFRFCNPPNEIVTESEGKLDGNLTLSGVLVFIRHGDRGPLGHVRNISIVNCGGDFASTSELETVYQNYVNFLQNISSYSRTAWAQFLGPFHGFPMLPANSKDCRIGQLTTLGVSQLLKTGIVLRNAYYHKLNLGNGTISGRDVVVYSTRYRRTVQSAVALLYALLETDGFQNLAKISMQESQSYAFCNTDCACPAAEKYFKQHVKEMSDHLKSHPAVAELIRQASNAVFEIPDQAQMMDPNTLKDALLTYVCHGASLPCVDLEAQRSCVKTEHVTGLFAYSEWESKQVAKSSNRRKYGLLRAYGLLRNIVSYMLRIISEAKPKIVLYSGHDKTLEYLATALGIFSDKLATPHYASRFVIEVYRINSRNVNHVASDFYFRVIVNGKDFTQKIPFCKNANFYSASYTERSDTDRVRKDSKLCPIETIIRQLHDDYFAPFNATNFKDACSSRKRG; this comes from the exons ATGTTGGCCGAAATGGTTCGGCTGTCCTACCAGCATCGAGCATTTTATTGCTACGTGATCCTCAGCGTCTGGATATTCCTGCTCGTTGCCG GTATGTACAAATACGTTGGTATAGACGAGAAGAGTTCTGTACAAACGAGAATCCTGGGGAACGACGTTTCCGTTAGAGAGTATCCTAGAAATTTGAAAGCTGACGTAAAAACCAAGAAGATATTCCGATTTTGCAATCCACccaatgaaattgttacagaatCAGAAG GAAAATTGGATGGAAATCTAACGCTGAGCGGTGTTTTGGTATTTATACGGCACGGAGACAGAGGCCCGTTGGGTCATGTTCGAAATATAAGTATAGTAAACTGCGGCGGAGACTTTGCTTCTACCTCCGAATTGGAAACCGTCTATCAAAACTATGTCAACTTCCTTCAAAACATCTCCAGCTATTCCAGAACGGCATGGGCACAATTCCTAGGACCCTTCCATGGTTTTCCTATGTTGCCAGCCAACTCCAAGGACTGCAGAATCGGCCAATTGACCACTCTGGGCGTATCTCAACTCCTGAAAACAGGAATCGTTCTTAGAAATGCTTATTATCATAAACTTAATTTGGGGAACGGTACGATATCCGGCAGAGACGTGGTCGTATACAGCACCAGGTATCGTAGGACTGTTCAAAGCGCCGTTGCATTGTTGTACGCGCTCTTAGAGACCGACGGCTTCCAGAATCTTGCCAAGATCAGCATGCAGGAGAGTCAAAGCTACGCATTTTGTAATACCGACTGCGCGTGTCCTGCGgcagagaaatatttcaaacagcATGTCAAG GAAATGTCCGATCATCTAAAGTCTCATCCGGCGGTTGCGGAACTAATAAGACAAGCGTCGAACGCGGTCTTCGAAATACCGGATCAGGCACAGATGATGGATCCCAACACGTTGAAGGACGCATTGTTGACCTACGTTTGCCATGGAGCTTCTTTACCTTGCGTGGACTTAGAGGCGCAGCGAAGCTGCGTCAAGACCGAACACGTAACAGGGCTGTTCGCCTACAGCGAATGGGAGTCGAAGCAAGTGGCTAAAAGCAGCAATCGTCGAAAATACGGGTTACTAAGGGCGTACGGGCTTCTTCGGAACATAGTATCGTACATGTTACGCATTATATCCGAGGCGAAGCCGAAGATTGTCTTATACTCGGGACACGACAAAACTCTTGAGTACTTGGCAACCGCTCTCGGCATCTTCTCCGACAAATTGGCCACGCCCCATTACGCTTCTCGTTTCGTGATCGAGGTTTATCGCATCAATTCAAGAAACGTGAATCATGTAGccagtgatttttatttccgcgTAATAGTCAATGGAAAAGACTTTACGCAAAAGATACCGTTCTGTAAGAACGCCAATTTCTACAGTGCTAGTTACACGGAGCGATCGGATACCGACAGAGTTCGTAAAGATTCGAAATTGTGCCCGATCGAAACCATCATTCGCCAACTTCACGACGATTATTTTGCTCCGTTCAACGCGACCAACTTCAAAGACGCGTGCAGCAGTCGTAAACGCGGCTAA